TGAAAAATCTTCAACGCGACTAGATCTTAAACTGAGTAAATTAATACTAAATCTTTTAGGTTTCTCTTTGAATAGACATATGAAGAAGTGATCGAGTACAAATAAAATAAGGACTCCGTCAATGCTGTCTGTCTTAGGGCTGTGCTCAAATTGTTGTTGAAAAGAGTTCCTTCGGACTTTACACAGGAGGGACGTATAATATTGGACCCCAAAACAGGTAGAAATCCCACGTACGCATaacttttggtttttttttttttttttttttatggacaccttgatgatgatgatgatgatgatgatgaggacgAGGACAGATTAAGATTTAAGTACTGAAACTCAAATGGTATAACGATCAGGCTGTGCTGCTGTATCATCCATTCTATGAACTACGTAGATTATGCAGCTACTTCATTTTCGCAGTTGCTTCTCATCATCAGCGGACCGTAACTGAAAATTTGCCCAGGTACTGTTTAAATCAAACTGTAGGAAACTAGAGTGGTGTGCTATATAGTAATTGATTTACTAGTAGTAATAAGTACGACTGGAATTGATTACTGAAAATAATGAAAGCGAAATGCTTCCACGTTTTACAAGACATTCTTATCAAAGGTAGAAAATACTGCAAGTACTCGTACTATAGTACGACTGGGATTACACAAATATTCTACTTGCTtttcttgattatttttttgaataaagactCCATCCATGCATGTTTAGAACAGAGCTGAATGATAATGAACTCTTGCATCTTAATTTCTTCACGACTGGACGCCTTCTGTGCTTCACCAGAGCTCCAGGCTTTTCACCCTGCatgtcaatatatatatatgtgtaacTGGTCATTATTAGTTTTCTAAAGTTTGATAGTCAAAATTTACGATTACTAGCTACTAATGATTCTTGTTCCTAATTAATTTTCATTGCATGGTGAGGTGGTGAGTCCGTAAGCCTAGCTAGGGTGTatacttcaatttttttttttattttttgaaagaaaaaagaagacatTCTTATCAACTTCATGACTCATCCACACGCAAACTTCGTTCTAACTGTCTATCAAGTTCTTTTTGGTAgtgcgaaaaaaaaaaaaaaggaagaagaaaacaaaaaatcaagagGGTTTCATGAAATAGTTAGTAGTTGCACGTAGAAAGGGCAAGGTACGTAGGggcaacccaaaaaaaaaaaaaaaaaaaaatacagtagCTTCTGGAACAGAAAGTAGTACCGTGAAGATAAATCACATCATCTATTGAGAAGTACTAGGTAATTTGTCGACTGTCCAAAAGTCGTCTTAGTACGCATTATTCTACTTTGGAAATCTATGTAAAATGATTCCCTGATCCCTCCCAAAAGGTCCCATCCAAGGGCTTGTGCGCCATGACAAAGATAAATCTCATATCTTCACTAACCCCTACAACTGCAAGCTAGTTCATATACGGCGGTTGACATAACAACGTACATGAGCCTGTCCATGGCTCGAGTCTGTTGGTGCTAGTTTAAAGCGCAGTAtagattaattaattaatatggCTGCAATTATGCCTGCTGATAATGCAGGAATTAGAAAGAATTTTAATGGGGTTCACTCAGTAtggattatttgaaaattttaattaatgGTTGTTATGAGTAGCTGGTATAGGATGCAGCTTTTCTGATGATCAGTAGCAGTAGTAGCGGTGTTAGTTAGTTACCTGAAGCGGTGGTCCTGTAGTTGGGATACGGCACATGACCGCCCTCGATTTGCTTGATGTCTTCAACAAGGATTTCATAGTGCCTCTTCACCTCATCTGGGGTTTTCCCACCAACGGCCCTGGCCACCTTGGACCAGCGGTCAGGTGTGTCCTTATCGTACACGGCCAAAGCCTTTTCAAAGGCTTTGTTCTGTGTTACGGTCCAAGAACCTGACGATGAGCTGCTGCGGGAGGAAATTGAGCTTGATGCCATGCAAACAGGTAATTAAAGAAGGTTAGGAAATGGAGAGAGAATAATGAGCAAATGGATCTAGTACGTACTACTAGAagtagaaggaaaaaaaaaaaggggcgaGAGCTGTAGCTTAGTAAATTAAACGGAGGGCAAGGGGTGATTTGCTTTGTGCAAGGAGGCTGGCAGGAGTGCGTGCGTTTTATAAGCTTCAGGAAGGGTGGGGTCGTGCCAGTTGGCCTATAGAACTTGCAAATAGCTGAAGAACTTTAGTGTGTTGTCCGCTTAGGAACCGCAGGAAAAACGAAACAATGAACCATAACAATAACAATGACAATAATATTTTGTGTTTCTAGAAGAATCAGTATCTCCGAGGTCCTCAACATATTCTTCCTTCCTAGCTATTCCACTTGACATCACAAATTCTGTtgcctcttcttttctttttttttttctttttttgttgttgtgggTCTGTGTCATATCCTCCAtagattttctttccttcatcgGCACCATACCAACGGGAGGGCCAGGCTTTTGTTCCCAATCAATGTAGGATTAATGAAGCTACTACTGTTCCTATACATTCCTCTTCTACGTACACATGTACTGGGATATATATATGATGTATTTGATGCTCCATCTTGTTGAAAGCACAGTTGTACAATGCATGCTAGTACCggattttttttgtaatagccaattattttatatatatatatatatatatatatatatatatatatatatatatatgatgtcTTCACAGCAGCGCCTCGTATAATATGCAAAACGcaaattagaagaaaaaagaatatcTGAAGTGATTGTTATTAGTTACCCTAATAAGCATATATAGGCAGACTAATTCAAATCATCCTCGTTTGGTTTTGTCATTTGTGAACAAGCTTAAGATTAGTTTGCggtaaacttcacatttctaatTTAAACAGCTAATTACCAAATCCAAATTAGGTCATGTGGTTGGTTTATGCGGCCGGCACAGCCAATTGCCTTAGAAAGTAAAATCTTCCTAATTTGGCGGACCCAACCCGCTTGTAGTTTTGCCGTAAAACTCAAGCATATCCCTCCCTAAGAAAACCCATGTCAAACCCTACTCATTCCACCCCTCCTCAGTCCTCTCCTTCTTTCCAATTTGACAGGAAGGATTATAAGTTATAAGCAGGTATGTGTCAAAACTTATCCCCTGCCGTGTGGCAGGACCTATCAGCTAGTTTATGCCCCATCCTCTAACAAAAGGTCCGAATCCACTGCATTCTTTCTCACGAGCATTAGTTCCCTGTCTTaacaaaatcaaatcaaatcaaatcttcACTCGCTTGAGAGTTTGAGTAGGGTAACTTTCTAGGAATTAGGATCTGTGGTGATTTTCATGGTAATGAATGTACATAGAAGGCATAGCACGAGAGACTTTGAGGGCTTGCCTGGCATCGGATCACAAAAAAATACGACTCAGGAATTAGGATGATCTTTCTGGATTGAGGAGCAATGCCATTAGAGATTATACTGTTGTCACTACTACTGTGTACATGCATGCGTACTGCTGTACTATGTCCTGAACAACATTCCAAATTCTATAGCTGTCCAGATGAGATGAAGCCCCCGTACAATGACTATTTAGTATTTACACTACTTTGTAGTCTAGTCTCTCTACTATCTGCTCCAAGAAAAGATCTACACGTTTCTTAGACACTCGTTTATGGATCCCGTTCTGAATCTTTATGCTATTTGCGGTCAAGAAAACTGCACTAGCGGATCAGGATTCTCTGCAATTGTCAAAACATTTCATAAATTTGTACCAAGCAGTAGTTGATTGTCCGAGTGGATTAATTTAACACCACCAATTTTaatcaaacacaaaatttgTTGTATTTTTTCACGTTATTAATTATCATGATATTTATAGTTCTTTTCTCTATCTTAGTATCTAAATTTGTTGTGTTAGTGTATACATTGTGCGATGTAATTCATACTAATGAATGTGTGCATAAATCCCTCATCCTGCATTTTTGGAGGGGTGGTCAGTTATTTGCATTTTTGTCACCCCTTCCAACCATTACGAACATATTGGGAGCCGGCCGGTTAGCATTATGTACAAGGAGGAGGTGGAGTCAAGATGAGTATATCTTTGAAGCTATTATTATAGACTAGCAGCAACCTTAACTCGTAAATGGTACAATTCTCACATGCGAGAATCTTATTTTTGAGATACATGTCCTGTGACCTTATATCATGTTTCATgtcttttagtttattttttgttaaacaTGGAGCCACAGCGAAAAATGCACTTACTTCGTATATATAGTCTGTCTATCTTTTACATTTACTTTTGTTCTTCCCTTAGCCCCATGAAGACATTCTATTCATAGAGTCTCTTTGGTTGCCGTAATGATTGTCCACTCCaaagaaacaataatacaaaccaacaaaagttcggaaataaaacaaataaccaCTTTTTTAAACCTGTCTGATCTTCGACCTCTACGACATAGCAGTCTAGACTAATGAAATTGCTAATTAATATTGAtataaccccaaaaaaaaaaaaaaaaaaagcaccaaTAAAGCACAGCTTGATGAGAAAGAACTAGCTAGGAAGTAACCTCCAAGGTGGATTGGGGTAATAGGAACATGAAATACTCCAAGGTGGATTGTATCGCCTTGCAATTTTGGTGGGTCTGAGTTTTGGCATGCTTCTGCATATTGCCGGTGGCACCTCCATTAGACGTACGACTCGCTGATTTTATCCTTCTGGACGAAGGCAAGCCAACAAAGGTTTccatttcgttttttttttaaaaaaaaaaacgaaaaaaaaaaacaattttggTGGGTCTGAGTTTTTGAAgggtttttttaaaattaaaaaaaaaaaaagaagaagtagaagaagaaacaaaaaaaaatgacaccCAAGAGAAAAAGCGACACAAACACAATAAATAGGAAtcttgaataaataaaataatacaatgagttttttttttcgagcAACGATAACAATTGTATAACCTATTCTATTCTAATCTATTGGGGAGGGAAGTCGAAGGAAGCTTATATGTTAGGTGCCAGTAGGTATACAGATCTGACTACACAAAAAAAGTGCTATGACACTacacttaaatttttttttcctgcagGTGGAATTTGGACCCACTAAACTTGGCCACCGAGCCAAGCTCAGTGGATATTATAGAACGAGTTTATAACGAGGGGAGCCAAGCCCAAGGTGGGACTTAACAGAACGAGCTTAGGATATTATATATTTGTTTTAATGGAAATTAAGAGGGAGCTTTTGCAGGGGCAACATGATTACTCTCATAATTGTAAGTTCGATTTGTTCACACTGAGCTCGGTACCAAAAAGCGAATAGATTCGAAATATTCTGCATTAAATCCCACTCTGTAGAAGGAAGTATCAACCACCGACATAAGTGACACAAGTGCTATCGTAGGATTCAGAATACAAGTTGCAGGATTTTTGTAAATCACTGGCATGTACGGGAAGTCCTGTTGACCTATCAATAATAATATCACTCAACTCTCTTcagatttttaaaatctcacttatCTTTCTTGAATTGACATTTCTAGCGTaaactatttattttagttgtattGGAATAAGagcaaaatttacactttgaaaatttcacacgcatgaagagattattttagttttcaataAAACTTTAACTATATCatgaattaaaacatatttctcCAAAAAAATATCTTGACTTTCTTAATTGTAACTATgcacgaaattttttttaaggtgtTTAATTGCTCTCTAAAATTCTCCTAAGTGGTTGATCTTGATTACACTTAATTTATTCACGTCATCTGCTATCCCACCATGACTCCAATGTAAAGAAATATGGACTATTATTAGCTAGCAATttgtttttacattttttgcttttaaaattttattttgttttgactttttgattaAATAGTTATTAAGAGCAAGGGTCATGTTGTTAATTTGTGACCTTTGATAGGAATATTTAGTCTTGTCAAATTGACAATGGAGGTaaatgagattttaaaaatttaagaaaaaatgagtgatattatgagAAAACTCATGGGAgagttttgaaattatcccaacaAGAAATGATGTGGGAAATCCGTAGCAGTTGATTTGAGGGCAATGTGAGTGACGGGCAGCCCCCGTatcagtaaaaaaaataataatgccaTATAGAATCTTTTGTCTCCTTCTCTTTTTGAGCTTAGGCCAAAACGGAGAGCATCCGTTTGGTCCAGTTGCCTCTGGTTTACCTTTCCCTCTCAGTCTTGATTCTGGGAATAAAATCTCCACAAGAGATCATGTTACTTTTCCCACTTACCAGACCTCCACAAGAGAGGAAAAAGCCCAgtctctctcctttctctctctttattttcatattttcatCAATCTCTCTTGCTTATTATGTCGTGTTTTGGAAATCTAACAACTAATTTTGGTAAAGCATGCATGGCCTGTTTACGCAAGTTCGTGGACTATGATTCCCAGGGACAGAGCATGGTGCAGAGATGTCAAATGGGCAGAATTTGGGCGGGATttaaatggaaatgaaaaaacATGGGGCTGTGTCCAAGTACTTTTATACAGGTCACGAGACTAATATGAGAGGACTAAAATGGGTCAAACCTATTTTGATATTGACTAAAATTACTAGGCATGTCATCATACAAAGGAAAACACATTTGTACAATAATTACTCTACAGTCAATATTAACGTAACAATCCAATCTCATATACTCCCTCTGTCCCATTTTGATACTCCTAATTTTTTTcatacagtttaagaaaaagtaattaattttgttggaaaaataaatttagattgttattttcctaaaatacccttacattaaataaagttgacttttcatatatcaaatatgttttggaaaatccaaatgcattaaatagggtaggCTATATTCAATACTAACAATCTATATTAAATTAGGTAGTTTATAGTAATAAcaacttacattaaataagagtattttagaaaaattaaaaaacaactacattcttcaattataaaatggactacaatttgagacagacgaaaaaggaaaacaggactatcaaagtgggacggagggagtatatctTAAACTCATCTTGCCCAAATTATCTCTAAGCATTCGAACTTGGAATCCTTTTGCCACCATTAAATTAATTGACAGTGCCTCTCGCCTATACTATTGCATTTTTGAAGTGTTATTCCTATGATACTtgatcactttctctttggacAAATTCTCTTGCTACATCgccaatctttttcttttctcgttTGCTTCATGTTCATGATGCCCGCCTTGGAAGTCGTATCTTTATCCAACTCAACGAAATAAAAATGATTGGGCAACAAAAAGCATTTTAGCATAATACACTCTTATCTCAATTATTTATAATGCCTCAATGAATATCAGGTCGGTATACTTTTTTTGGAATCTATTTATGTCAGTTTGCTTggaaatttccaaatttcattTTGGAGCGTTTTACCAAACGATTGCTTGCATAGTATTTGATCCCCGAATCTGATGAACACAAGAGTGTGCGGGACCAAAAAAGGCTACCCTTAAATG
This portion of the Coffea arabica cultivar ET-39 chromosome 2e, Coffea Arabica ET-39 HiFi, whole genome shotgun sequence genome encodes:
- the LOC113731281 gene encoding protein RADIALIS-like 1 translates to MASSSISSRSSSSSGSWTVTQNKAFEKALAVYDKDTPDRWSKVARAVGGKTPDEVKRHYEILVEDIKQIEGGHVPYPNYRTTASG